A single genomic interval of Acidobacteriota bacterium harbors:
- a CDS encoding M20/M25/M40 family metallo-hydrolase — translation MLNRRMRGVFAPLTIALIACLALGYGSSAQVAQPQEKVDLEVINKLKAEGLERSQVMETLSWLTDVHGPRLTNSTNYMKAAEWAKTKLASWGLQNSHLEAWGPFGRGWTLNGFTANMTKPQFAPLIAYPKAWSGSTNGVVRGQVVYLKADTEEQLAQYKGKLKGAIVLVAPPAEVKAHFAAQGTRTTDEQLLAMANADGQPGGRGQFGGGRGGAPTGANVTAAKWKMIYEEGAGIVLEPGRGDGGDFIVSAATMAPSTDPNAGFANRPRPQTKGASIIPQAVLTPEHYNRMIRILDKGVPVEAEFEIKASYQDQDEMNYNVIAEIPGTDLKDEIVMVGGHFDSWHSGTGATDNAAGSAVAMEVVRILKTLGLQPRRTIRIGLWGGEEEGLLGSRAYVEQHFGARQPLPAGQQPAAGGPGGGGGGFGGPQGPLVTKPEHAKFAGYFNLDNGTGKIRGVYLQGNDAVRPIFRAWLTPFKDMGASTITINNTGGTDHQSFDGVGLPGFQFIQDDIEYNSRTHHYNMDVWDRIQADDMKQAAVIIASFVYHTAMRDEKLPRKPMTGGPGAAGR, via the coding sequence ATGTTGAACCGTCGTATGCGTGGCGTCTTCGCCCCGCTGACCATCGCGCTGATTGCCTGTTTGGCCTTGGGTTACGGCAGCAGCGCCCAGGTCGCGCAACCGCAGGAAAAAGTTGATCTGGAAGTCATCAACAAGCTCAAAGCCGAAGGCCTGGAGCGTTCGCAGGTGATGGAAACGCTGAGTTGGCTGACCGATGTGCACGGGCCGCGGTTGACCAATTCGACCAATTACATGAAAGCGGCGGAGTGGGCCAAAACCAAACTGGCTTCGTGGGGGCTGCAAAATTCGCATCTCGAAGCTTGGGGGCCTTTCGGGCGTGGTTGGACGCTGAATGGCTTCACGGCCAATATGACCAAGCCGCAATTTGCGCCGCTGATTGCCTATCCGAAAGCTTGGTCAGGCAGCACCAATGGCGTCGTGCGCGGTCAGGTCGTTTATTTGAAAGCCGACACCGAAGAGCAATTGGCGCAATACAAAGGCAAGCTCAAAGGCGCGATTGTATTGGTCGCGCCGCCCGCCGAGGTCAAAGCGCATTTCGCCGCCCAGGGCACGCGCACGACCGACGAGCAATTGCTGGCGATGGCGAATGCGGATGGGCAACCGGGTGGTCGTGGTCAATTCGGCGGTGGCCGTGGCGGCGCGCCAACCGGGGCGAACGTGACTGCCGCCAAGTGGAAAATGATCTATGAGGAAGGCGCTGGGATCGTGCTCGAACCGGGGCGCGGCGACGGCGGCGATTTCATCGTCAGCGCGGCGACCATGGCGCCTTCCACCGACCCGAATGCCGGTTTCGCCAATCGTCCGCGCCCGCAGACCAAAGGCGCAAGCATCATCCCGCAAGCCGTGCTGACGCCCGAACATTACAACCGCATGATCCGCATCCTCGACAAAGGCGTGCCGGTCGAAGCCGAATTCGAAATCAAGGCCAGCTATCAGGATCAGGACGAGATGAATTACAACGTCATCGCCGAGATTCCGGGCACTGACCTGAAAGATGAAATCGTGATGGTCGGCGGGCACTTCGATTCGTGGCATTCGGGCACGGGCGCGACCGACAACGCCGCCGGTTCTGCCGTGGCGATGGAAGTCGTGCGCATCCTCAAGACGCTCGGCCTGCAACCGCGCCGCACCATCCGCATCGGTCTGTGGGGTGGCGAAGAGGAAGGCTTGCTCGGCTCGCGCGCCTATGTCGAACAGCATTTCGGCGCGCGCCAACCGCTGCCAGCCGGACAGCAACCAGCGGCGGGCGGCCCAGGTGGTGGCGGTGGCGGATTCGGCGGGCCGCAAGGGCCGTTGGTGACGAAGCCTGAACACGCCAAGTTCGCGGGCTATTTCAACCTGGACAACGGCACCGGCAAGATTCGCGGCGTTTACCTGCAAGGCAACGACGCCGTGCGCCCGATCTTCCGCGCATGGCTGACGCCCTTCAAAGATATGGGTGCCTCCACAATCACCATCAACAACACGGGCGGCACTGACCATCAATCGTTTGATGGCGTGGGCTTGCCCGGCTTCCAGTTCATCCAGGACGACATCGAATACAACTCGCGCACGCACCATTACAACATGGACGTGTGGGATCGCATTCAAGCGGATGACATGAAGCAGGCCGCAGTCATCATCGCCTCGTTCGTCTATCACACGGCGATGCGCGATGAGAAATTGCCGCGCAAACCGATGACGGGTGGGCCGGGAGCGGCGGGCCGCTAA
- a CDS encoding thiol-disulfide isomerase translates to MRFSRRFTTLVLTGCAALGLGLTVSSANNTPKNVTFTKDVAPIMFKSCAECHRPGQIAPFSVLSYKDVRPWAKSIKEQVANRQMPPWHADPKHGEWKNDRRLSPTEMDTIAAWVDGGAPEGDPKALPPVPKYYEGWSIGKPDQLLAIPEQSIPAEGVIAYQYLTIKTNFTEDKWIQAAELRSTGATAVHHVIVFIKAPGISAGNEQSLLCGYAPGEQPAVFPTGYARKVPAGAELVFQMHYTPNGKPAKDVTTLGLIFAKEPVKTAVLTRGVMQMRFGIPPGAAAHEVRSQYTFTQDAHVTSFMPHMHLRGKDFIYIAHYPDGTEKTLLNVPRYDFNWQTYYVPKEPVSMPKGTRLECIAHFDNSAANKFNPDPTKLVKWGEQTWEEMMIGWVSFYNDGAPAKPAAAGSASSSEQ, encoded by the coding sequence ATGAGGTTTAGCCGCAGATTTACCACCCTAGTTTTAACTGGTTGTGCCGCGCTCGGTTTGGGGTTGACCGTCAGCAGCGCGAACAACACGCCGAAAAATGTCACGTTCACCAAAGACGTCGCGCCGATCATGTTCAAAAGTTGCGCCGAGTGCCATCGGCCCGGCCAGATCGCGCCGTTTTCGGTGCTCAGTTACAAAGACGTGCGCCCCTGGGCCAAGTCCATCAAAGAACAAGTCGCCAACCGCCAGATGCCGCCCTGGCATGCTGACCCGAAGCACGGCGAATGGAAGAACGACCGCCGGCTCTCGCCAACAGAAATGGATACGATTGCCGCCTGGGTAGACGGCGGCGCGCCTGAAGGCGATCCGAAAGCTTTGCCGCCTGTGCCGAAATACTACGAGGGTTGGAGCATCGGCAAACCCGATCAACTGCTCGCGATTCCCGAACAGAGCATTCCGGCGGAAGGCGTCATCGCCTATCAATATCTGACGATCAAAACCAACTTCACCGAAGACAAATGGATTCAAGCCGCTGAGTTGCGCAGCACCGGCGCGACCGCCGTGCATCACGTGATTGTGTTCATCAAAGCGCCGGGCATTTCGGCGGGCAATGAACAAAGCCTGTTGTGTGGCTACGCGCCCGGTGAACAGCCTGCGGTTTTCCCGACCGGCTATGCGCGCAAAGTCCCGGCAGGCGCAGAACTCGTTTTCCAGATGCACTACACGCCGAACGGCAAGCCGGCCAAAGACGTCACGACGCTGGGGCTGATCTTTGCCAAAGAGCCGGTCAAGACCGCCGTGCTGACGCGCGGTGTGATGCAGATGCGTTTTGGAATCCCGCCCGGCGCGGCGGCGCACGAGGTGCGTTCGCAATACACCTTCACGCAGGACGCGCATGTGACCAGCTTCATGCCGCACATGCATCTGCGTGGCAAAGATTTCATTTACATCGCGCATTACCCGGACGGCACTGAGAAAACCTTGCTCAACGTGCCGCGCTACGATTTCAACTGGCAGACCTATTACGTGCCGAAAGAGCCGGTGTCCATGCCCAAAGGCACGCGCCTCGAATGCATCGCGCACTTCGACAACTCGGCGGCCAACAAGTTCAACCCCGACCCGACCAAGTTGGTCAAGTGGGGCGAACAGACATGGGAAGAGATGATGATCGGCTGGGTCAGTTTTTATAACGACGGTGCGCCTGCGAAACCGGCGGCGGCGGGCAGCGCGAGCAGCAGCGAACAGTAA
- a CDS encoding carboxypeptidase regulatory-like domain-containing protein has translation MHTCVRNLLLSIFLLFCIAANTAAQTENTPPSLRRVTLYKHGVGYFERQGKVNGDGQVTFLFDAAQMNDVLKSLVALDLGKGANAGKITGVTYDSTKPLDRRLEEFGVTLDGSNAAGMTALIGQFKGARVSVRTGGASANAITGTVVGIEKRAKVQNGERSETQELVLLNEAGELFSLPFEQMRSLKLLDAKLREDLDQYLSILQSTLHKNLRKLTIATQGTGERDLFISYVVEAPVWKTTYRIVLDKQAKPFLQGWAVVDNVQDEDWTNVTLSLIAGAPVSFIQDLQQPRYKQRPVVGMPDDVSITPMVPEAARPEALKPISSSRGGAVEGVITDAQGAVIPGVTIRVRQVGSNAALTATADSEGRYRVRGVPQGLYALSFEASGFQKTTINSVSVGVGRTTNQNAELRVGSVSETVTVTASAATLHTDSSAIATVSSMRDKDSGIEIHADTQEIGELFEYRIAHPVTIKRNSSALIPILQNEVAGELVSLYNKATRAQNPMSAFYLHNTTGLTLESGPLTVIENDTYAGEALTARIKPNEKRFITYAVDLGVRVSVKEDEQDEKPFFAEIRDGEFRLKYKQARATVYTLANVTDRAKTVYIEHPYDKDEKWQLAKSLKPVETTESFHRFKVTLAPNASTQFAVNEELPETETYAISNLTSDKLTLFVTEGYLTAPMRQALETILDQKAEIAALNRQAQEKQAEINAVTKDQERMRDNLRALGKTEDEKLLVQRYVGKLAQGEDQLERLRQEEKQVAEKRNALQRQIEERLKKLAFEQRLK, from the coding sequence ATGCACACGTGTGTCCGCAACTTGCTGCTCAGTATTTTTCTGTTGTTCTGCATCGCCGCCAACACGGCAGCGCAAACCGAAAACACGCCGCCGTCCTTGCGCCGCGTGACGCTCTACAAACACGGCGTGGGCTATTTTGAGCGGCAAGGCAAGGTGAATGGCGACGGCCAGGTCACTTTCCTGTTCGACGCCGCGCAGATGAATGACGTGTTGAAATCGCTGGTCGCGCTCGATCTGGGCAAAGGGGCGAACGCCGGCAAGATCACGGGCGTGACTTACGATTCGACCAAGCCGCTCGACCGGCGGTTGGAAGAATTCGGCGTCACACTCGATGGCAGCAACGCCGCCGGGATGACCGCGTTGATCGGCCAGTTCAAAGGCGCGCGCGTCAGTGTGCGCACCGGCGGCGCCAGCGCGAATGCGATCACTGGCACGGTGGTCGGCATCGAGAAACGCGCCAAAGTTCAGAACGGCGAGCGCAGCGAAACGCAGGAACTGGTTTTGCTGAACGAAGCTGGCGAGCTTTTCAGCTTACCCTTCGAGCAGATGCGCAGCCTCAAATTGCTCGACGCCAAATTGCGCGAAGACCTCGATCAATACTTGTCCATCCTGCAATCCACGCTGCACAAAAACCTGCGCAAGCTGACCATCGCCACGCAGGGGACGGGCGAACGTGACTTGTTCATTAGCTACGTCGTCGAAGCGCCCGTCTGGAAAACGACCTACCGCATCGTGCTGGACAAACAGGCCAAGCCCTTTCTGCAAGGCTGGGCCGTGGTGGACAACGTGCAGGATGAAGATTGGACGAACGTGACGCTGTCGCTGATTGCGGGCGCGCCGGTGTCATTCATCCAGGATTTGCAGCAGCCGCGCTACAAACAAAGGCCCGTAGTGGGGATGCCGGATGACGTTTCGATTACGCCGATGGTGCCGGAGGCGGCCAGGCCCGAAGCCCTCAAGCCTATTTCGTCCAGTCGCGGTGGGGCGGTGGAAGGCGTGATCACCGATGCGCAAGGCGCGGTGATTCCTGGCGTTACCATCCGCGTCCGCCAAGTCGGGTCGAACGCTGCTTTAACGGCGACGGCGGATAGCGAAGGTCGCTATCGTGTGCGTGGCGTGCCGCAGGGGCTTTACGCCCTCAGCTTTGAGGCTAGTGGTTTTCAAAAGACCACTATCAATAGCGTCAGCGTAGGTGTGGGGCGAACGACCAATCAAAATGCCGAGTTGCGCGTTGGTTCAGTATCAGAAACAGTGACGGTCACTGCCAGCGCTGCCACCCTGCACACGGATTCGTCCGCGATTGCCACCGTCAGTTCGATGCGTGACAAAGACTCCGGCATTGAGATTCACGCGGACACGCAAGAGATCGGCGAACTCTTTGAATATCGCATCGCGCATCCCGTCACCATCAAACGCAACAGTTCCGCGCTCATCCCCATCCTGCAAAACGAAGTCGCGGGCGAACTCGTCTCGCTCTACAACAAAGCCACGCGCGCACAGAATCCGATGAGCGCGTTTTACCTGCACAACACCACCGGCCTGACGCTCGAAAGCGGGCCGCTGACCGTGATTGAGAATGACACCTATGCGGGCGAAGCGCTGACCGCGCGCATCAAACCGAACGAGAAACGCTTCATCACCTACGCCGTTGACCTCGGCGTGCGCGTCAGCGTCAAAGAAGACGAGCAGGACGAGAAGCCCTTCTTCGCCGAAATCCGCGACGGCGAATTCCGGCTCAAATACAAACAAGCGCGCGCCACCGTTTACACGCTCGCCAACGTGACCGACCGTGCGAAGACCGTTTACATCGAGCACCCCTACGACAAAGATGAAAAGTGGCAACTCGCCAAGTCGCTCAAACCGGTTGAAACGACCGAGAGCTTTCACCGCTTCAAAGTCACCCTTGCGCCCAACGCTTCCACTCAATTCGCTGTCAATGAAGAGCTGCCCGAAACCGAAACCTACGCCATCTCCAACCTGACGTCGGATAAGCTGACGCTTTTTGTTACGGAAGGCTATCTGACCGCGCCGATGCGGCAGGCGCTCGAAACGATACTCGATCAAAAGGCCGAAATCGCCGCGCTCAACCGGCAGGCGCAAGAGAAGCAGGCCGAAATCAACGCCGTCACCAAAGACCAGGAACGCATGCGCGACAACCTGCGCGCCTTGGGCAAAACCGAAGATGAGAAGCTGCTGGTGCAACGTTATGTCGGCAAACTGGCGCAGGGCGAAGACCAACTCGAACGCCTGCGGCAGGAGGAAAAGCAGGTCGCCGAAAAGCGCAATGCGTTGCAGCGGCAAATCGAGGAGCGGCTGAAGAAGCTGGCGTTTGAACAACGCTTGAAATGA